The following is a genomic window from Candidatus Methylomirabilota bacterium.
AGCCGGCGTGGCGGTCGGAGCCGAGCGCAAGCTACGGCTCGTCGCCGGTGGCAAGTCGGCGGGCCGCGTGGAGACCGCGGGTGCCGGCCGTGGCTTGGCCGCCGAGGCACCGGGCGGCGCCGGAGAGGCCGACGGCGCCGAGGGCGTGGGCGGAGCCCCGGGCGACCCCGTGGAGAACCGGAAGGACTCGGGCCGCCGGATCGGGGGCATCCCGTACTGCTGCACGTAGAGGCCGGCGCCGACGATCACGACGAGCGCGGTGGCCGCGATCATCACCGAGCGCCGGGTCTGCCGCTGCCGGGCGCGGGCTCGCGCGGTGGCCTGCTCGCGGAGCCGATCCAGCTCGACGCGGCATTCGTCGCAGCCGCCGACGTGGCGCTCGAGGAGCGCCCACTCGGTGAGCGGGATCTCGCCGGCCACCATGTACGGGAACGCGCGGCGCGCGTCCTGGCAGACCATCTGACTCTGGATCGGGCCCCGCTGCATTGGCCCCATCTTCCACGCCGGGCGGGACGCTGTAAAGCCCCGGGTGCTAGCATGTGGCCGATGCTGCCTCCGGGAGACGGTAATCCGTTCCTGCGCGAGACGGTGGGCGGCATGCTCGCCCGCATGGCCGAGCGCGTCCCCGACCGCGAGGCGATCGTGGCCACCGATCGCCGCATCAGCTATCGCCAGCTCCACGACGCCGCGCAGCGCATGGCCCGCGGGCTGCTGGCGCTGGGCGTCAAGAAGAACGACAAGATCGCGCTCTGGCTGCCGAGCCGGCCGGAGTGGCTCTTCGCGCAGGCGGGCTGTGCGCTGATCGGCGCGGTGGTCGTCGCGCTGAACACGC
Proteins encoded in this region:
- a CDS encoding AMP-binding protein produces the protein MLPPGDGNPFLRETVGGMLARMAERVPDREAIVATDRRISYRQLHDAAQRMARGLLALGVKKNDKIALWLPSRPEWLFAQAGCALIGAVVVALNTRYKAHELRYLLRQSDATTVICTDHSGPVDFLETLGEVLPALREAIPGELAIGEFPMLRHVI